TTTTTGTGGGGTGCCCTTCTGCTACATAAAATCTATATACACTCCTTCAATCAATAGAGGTAATTAACAAAATGTTACAAATTTTTGTCTACCTCAAAATTCTGATATCAGAATCAAAAGGGACTCATCTCTAATTTCAACTTCTCTATATATATGTTTTCAATATTTCAGGGAAGAACAAAAGGTAAAGCCTGCTCTCTAGATCTTCTGAGAAAGGTATACTATTGTTTACCTTAATGGAATATCATATCAAAACATGCTTTTAAGATATTTGTATGAATGCTTCAATGAGTCTCTCTCTCtgttctcttctcttctcttctcttctcttctcttccctTCTCAACTTTCaaattcctttctttttttctttctttcattctttgAAACTTTATTAAGCAATCATGGAAGTGATTTGGACCATGTAGGAAGTGATTGATGGAGGATAATAACTATAACAGGCAGAGGAGTGGAATATGGAGATGCTTGAGAGATGGAGACTTTGAAGAAGAGGAAGTTTGGGCTGTTTTCAAGGAAAGACCTGATTACAACAATATTTCTGGTGTTCACAAGCCAAAGGAAAAAGGGTCTTCTCCTCTTGCTGTTCCAAGGACTCTTCCAAGTGCTGCAAGGATGATTCCAAGGACTAGTAGTGGCAATAGCAGTGCCAGTTCCTCTCATGAAGCCAAGGTTCTTCAGCAATCAGCACCTCTCAACATTCCTGACTGGTCACAGATTTATAGGAACAAGCCAAACAACACCCCCAACAGTGTTTCAAAGTTTGGTGGCTATGGTGATTTCTACCATTCTGGTGAAGGTGATGATGATGGTGAGGGTATTGGTAATTATGGTGGAGGGTACAGTGAtgatgaggaagaagaagatgatgagtATGACACAAAGCTCCCTCCACATGAGTTTATTGCAAG
This portion of the Vigna unguiculata cultivar IT97K-499-35 chromosome 6, ASM411807v1, whole genome shotgun sequence genome encodes:
- the LOC114188714 gene encoding uncharacterized protein LOC114188714 — encoded protein: MEDNNYNRQRSGIWRCLRDGDFEEEEVWAVFKERPDYNNISGVHKPKEKGSSPLAVPRTLPSAARMIPRTSSGNSSASSSHEAKVLQQSAPLNIPDWSQIYRNKPNNTPNSVSKFGGYGDFYHSGEGDDDGEGIGNYGGGYSDDEEEEDDEYDTKLPPHEFIARRLARSQISSFSVFEGVGRTLKGRDLSKVRNAVLTKTGFLESL